AAGGAAACAAATAAAAATGATACGCCGAAAGTACAAATAAAAGGAGGATATGATCTCCAAGCTATTTAAGTACCTTAATAGTAACATAAAGATCTCCAGGTTGACCTCCATCAGGATCTGCTCCACCGCTTCCACAAACCCTAATGGTCTCATTGGTGTCAATCCCTGCAAAAGTATCAAATAAACAATTAGACAACCTTTTTCCTAGCGGAACAACTGAACCTAAGAACCAACATAAGGGATGTGCAATAATAAAAGAAAGTACATATAGCTGTCTTCTGTCAACGCATAATCAAATTCAACTACTAGTACTAAAGCTTTGTTACACAACATCCCAAAAGAGTGGGTTAGCTTAAACCTAATGGAATCACTTGTTCAAATCATTTTGTATAGATCATAGTTCCATGGAACGCAATACATTTTGGTACGGGAATGGATACATCGCATGCCACATGCAAAATTGTTATGTGGTAAGTATAGCCATGACATTCCGGTACGCAGATGAATTGTGAACTAATATGCGAGAACTGGTATGCAGTATGTCATCTAATCGATGAATTCATGTAACTATGATATGGATATCCCATTTTTAAAAGTTACCGGGCATAATATCCAACTTGACAGTCTTTGTTCCTCTGATAACCTTCGCACCCCTGCAAGACTTGCAAAACTCCTGATACAAACaataaagacaaaatttttaacatttccCCACCAAAGCCATTGGTACTTAAGTTGAGCACAAGAATTAACTGCATATATGATAAATACAGTGCCATGATCATATGACAAAATGAGGGGGACAGGAGAATAATAACTCCAGACATGGAATGTGTCCAAGGAAGAACAATATGCCAGCAATTAACCCAAAATTGCAGCTTATTCCATAATATCTTAATTCTGAGGCTCCGACCTGTTATATAATATACAAAACTACAAAAGTTTTAagctttaattaataaataagacAAGCTGAACCGTACCGATACAATTTTTCCAGTTCCCTTACACGAACCACAAGTACTCTCCATCCTAAATATGCCAGCTTGTACATATGTCTGCACATGCctcaaaattataaattattaatctgATGACACTTTTCAAACTTGTAGCATGATCTCACTAtctaggagagagagagagagagaatactGACCATCCCTGACCCCTTACATCTTTTACAGGTTTCAGGTCTTGTACCAGGAGGAACACCAGTCCCACCTGCAGCAGGTTCAGCAAGAGAAAGATCCTTGACATACAGACCAAACTGAATATAGCAGTGAGATTCAAAGCTTTAAAAATATTAGATGACTAATTAGCATACCACAGGTATTACACACAACATCTGCTGGAAGTGTCATGGTTTTGGTGCACCCTTGGACAGCTTCCATAAAGGATATTTCAATCAAAGTCTGTAAAAGAGATAATTGAGATTCCCTTCAAAGAAAGTCATTAGCAATATAAAGATGACTATATATGAAGAAAAAACCTTGATATCCTCGCCACCAAGATTCTGATGGAAGAAGCTCTTGACAAAATCCTGATCACCATTGAGGAGAATGAGAAAACCATATTAGATTTCAAATATGGGATTCAAAAAGACAGAAATCAATTAGACAACATGATTGGTTAAATGCAGAGAGGATAGAcattacaataataaataaacaaataatacatACTGAGACCAAAATATGCTGCCTtacaattaagaaagaaaaacagaTGCATACTCGTAAAACTAATTACATTGAAATATATTACACCAAATTGCAGCATATAGATCGGGGTGGTAAATAGATACACCATTTCCCGAACTAGTGAGCGAGGAAGTTGCATGATTAGTTAAGGTGTTCTGTTCATAAATCATAAAATACAACAGAAGTGATATATAGAAATGAAAATTCATTATTAGTACTAGCTTCTTGACAAGCACAAACTGTTGTCCCCATGAAGTTGCATTTCCATTTTTTAGATATGTTTTATAATTATGTAggataatagttttttttttttttaaacagtggtaagtactttttttttaataaacctGTGATTATGAAAGTATGTCTGGAACAGGAAGTTCcttaaaatttaatgacaaaaggTGGTCATTAGCACCTATTATCTTATATATGGTATAGAATAAATGATATGATAATTATGAAGCACAATTCCTAGAGGATTTCTAACTTAATGAGGAATGACTATTTCATAAAGAAATAATTATGCACAGATAGAAATGATttagagagacagagacagagctAAATGGAGGAAATTAGTAAGTCATTACATGATCACGGAATATCTGCTCAAATGGATTAAAGCCACTCTGGCCTCCTCCAAAACCAGTAGACTGTTGGTTCACATAGGCATCATGGCCAACCTACATATTCGTATTAAAATACATCAATTTGTTTGTTGGTGGGcaataaaataagaaaacaacAGGACAGCAAAACAGGAAAAGGAAAAACCCGATGCTTAGGAGAAAGCAATAAATTACTCATAATAAATTGACATACCAATGCACAATTAAACCTAGAAGCATGTGCATGAGCACAAGTCCTACATAAAACTGAGGCTCATAGAATCCTACACTCTTGAAAAAAAAGTCTATGCGACTTAAAATTTTAGCAATGTACTATATCAATTctcaattattataaatttttttttcattttctgaaAAGAAATGGTGGTGTGTCAACACTAAACAGATAAAGGATGGCCACGAGGAAAAAAGGtcacaaaaaagaaaataaaaactgcACAGTGAAAATTTAAACCTTCAAAATTATATGCTACATAGAATTAATGCATAGGAcaataaataagaaaaacaaaaaattatatattttccaTTTCATTGTATAAAAACTTATTTCAAGCACATCTTGGCAATATCATCTTCAACAAGTGAAGGAATAAGCTCAAGTCAcaagaatattattattatctcccTATGCAATGACAAGAGTTCCCAGCCCTATtctccatacttttctcaaataTCTCCATCATGTTATCTTCTCATAAAGGAAAAACCTTCTACTTAAATATcctacgtaaaaaaaaaaaaaaaaaaaaaaaaaaatcttacttGCATTAGTTTCTTCTGACTAAGTTCAGAGGTTTTGGCTCATGTCAAAAAGCAACGATTTAATTCTGTGGCAGTCCACAGTTTTTGCAATGCTCCAGTGCAAATGGTAGGACTTCCAGAATTTTTTATGATTCCTTTTTGACTGTTGATTTCATTAGGATAGGATTATATTTTTGCCTTCTCTATGGTGCTCAGCACATGGTCTATTTAATGGGGTCTTTTAGCTGGTACTCAAAGGTGTCTAGAATTCATAGTTATATAGGATAGCTCGACTTCATGTCTTACATAAACCCTACGTATCTATTGTCAAGATGGTTTATCCTCTTATGTAATTTCTCTTCAATTCTAATATAATTTCTTAGatcatttaaaagataaatacttGAAATCCTAAACCCTCTTCCACCCCCCAAATTCTCTCACCCAATAAAGGAGAAAGTATCAAGTATGTAGTTGGAAAGTTGTGAGACCTGATCATACTGTTGACGCTTTTCTTCGTCCCTCAACACCTACAACACACAAAGAAAGGCAACAAACCCGCAATCAGTTAATTTGGGGTATTCATATTCATAATAGAACTCTGGTTTGGATTCATAAGAACTACAACAAAGAGCACGCTCTACACCTCATATGCAATAGTAACTTCTTGAAACTTCTTTTCAGCCTCAGGATCACTTTTGTTTGTATCTGGATGGAGCTTCTTTGCTAGCTGCAGTATATGATAAAAATCAAGACattagaaaaagaagaggaaaaaaaatagCATACAAGATAATTCATTTGCAGTCCTATTATGTcaacaaagaaaaaaagagagaagtgtGTTGtgagagagggaggagagggCACGGAAAGCAAAATTTTTTCCCAAAACTTCGTAATCTTCTCTACcaattgaataattaaaataaCAACTCCCTGTTAGAAAATGCAGATAACTTATAAGCAAAATTTGACAGAAACTGAATATAGATTATAGAAGAAATTCTTGCCCATCCAACAGCTAGGCAATGGCCAAATATTTTCAGCATTCAGCTCAAGAAAAGGGTGGAATGGAACAAACAATTATGAGAAACCTACCCCATAGTAAGCCTTCTTTATATCAGAAGAACTTGCATTCCTACTCACACCAAGAACATCATAATAGTCTCTAGACAATGAAGCTGTAAGGAGTTCAATGTAAAAATAAGTCAGACTCACACAGAAGCAATGCAATGAAAGTAGCATGCAAGCATGAATTTCAAGCTCCTAGTGAGCCTGATCAAAAGAAAATAGTAGACAAACTACAAGtgataaagaacaagaaagaaattCATCAAAATGCTACAATATAAAAGGAAATCATGCACGTGACACAgcaattaattgataatttatacCAGAGCCATGAATTGTTCTAGACGACCCCAAATAGTAGGTATTTGCCGCTCCTCCCAGTAGCAACCAGTTCTTCAAATTTAAACCGTCTCCAACTGCAAATGAGTAATGGAGAGGATGTGAACAAAACAAAAAGTGAAAGTAAATCCATGAATCTTTTGGCCAACATAGATACACCTAAATTACTTAATTCAACATTTCATGGAGAACAAGAAATGGAAATGCAGTCAACTCTAGTAGCTGCCAAAACGTGTTATTTATGTAGTATTACCTGGACCACAACTTCCAAAAGTTTTGGCTGGATTGCAAAGCCCTGAATTCAGTACCCTATAGCCCCTTTGAAACACTGCTTGATATACCTAAAAATAAGGCAAAAAATTCCATAAATAAATCATAGTTCTCGGAAAATAAGAAAATTGAAAGcgtcaatttatttaaaaaaataaatttgaggaATTTATTTTTAGCGGAAACAAAGAATGCCTACGGAATCCTTGGAATCACAGAGTGATCGACGAGCAGCCCAGTGAAGAAGCCTGACGCCATTGGAGCGAACCATTTGAGGAAGCTATCTGCTCTGACAATGACAAATATTGAGGCTTTTGAAGAGAATCGaggattttatttttgtttttccttttaatGGATTTGTGATAGAAATTGAATGGAGCTAAAACCCCTGAGAAAACCCTAGTTCGAAGAAGGTTCTAGTTGGAGCGCGAATGAGGTCACAATTTCAAGGAAGAGCAACTGCAAATGCAACAGAACAACTGGTTTAAAAGTTGCTGTGTGTTTTCTTTTGTGAGAGTGAAAAGAATTTGGTTGTCTGGATCCTGTGAGCTACATTTGTGAACGTGTGATGGCCCAACATTACGCTACGTAGTTCCTACACTAACCCTTTGATTGGATAGATAATGAGAAatagaggaaagaaaatgaagggaaaaaaaaaagaaaaaatggatgaTTTTATGTATTgtttggataaaaaaaattaacgaaaaaaataaaaaaattaattaaataaaaaaatgagagaaaaaaaaattatattaatatttttatggtttttttagttaataaaaatgaattaataattttatatttatttatatattttctttttattttcattttatttttagaagaaaatatttgGTGGATttcatactatttttttattccattttttttcattcaaataataaaaatttacaattttatttattttttctcattttcttttcttctatatTATCTTAATCCAAACAAAGTGTAAATAGAAGTGTCTAATCACTAGTGTAAGCGGTTCGAAATGGATTAATTAAtctttttgatttattaagaattaatttatattaaaatcaattactaaaatttattattagtataaaatatatattaaaataaaaaatatataataaaaataaattaaaacaatataTATCTATACACACAAATATACAGTaactaattttgataattaaatttgatatataaataatatttttaatttattaaatacataaaatatcaagaaaaaaaACAAGGAGTGTATCACTCTTTTAGGTTTTAAGTCTAAAACTTAAATCTTGATTTCTAAATTCTAAactcctaaattttaaattataaactatgaatcttaaattttatattttaatttttaaattttaaatcttaaattttaaattataattttgaagcattcatataaaatataataaataaagaattaaaatttcTTTAACTCACAAGGAGTaagctttatttaataaaaatatttaaagatgagtctatgaaataaaaataaatattttaatagtcaaaataataagtttttaagattttatttaacaatttttagttttaacttttgaatttgaaaaataaaaagttatttcTTTATGAACTTGTATAATATAGGTTGATGATAAAGGATATTTTagtaacaaaaaatttatatattgtaAAACGACTCAtgagaaaatttatttatttaaaaaaaacatacCATCATAATCATTGAATTAAGGAATAATGGTtaagattaaaatataaaaaataagtaatatttaTAAAGTTctgattataataattattattatctaatttaattatcTTGTTGTAAAAAATGTATAATTGAGAATTTTTGCTGTAAAATCCGATTAATTAAcgaataattaattcacaaattaaaatttattctagaaaattagaaAGTAAAATTTTATAGTTGAATATAATACAGAAAactaaaacgagaattttgacactaattttaaagaatttggtctAAGATTGGATCAAACAGGCCAAATCAAACGAACTGGGCctgtattgggcccaaggcccaacccaagcCTCATTAAATAAAAGAACTTAGCATCTTCTTCCTCCCTCATAAGCCATTCACACTGGGAACTTAacgaaagagaaaagaagagagttcCAAAACACAAATTTagcttgatcttcaaatccttgtaacttttgatccggagcacCAATCGCCGTACCGTTTGTAACTACGCGATCgcggcgtcgagctctacaaagcccacaaGATTGTATAAGAGGTGAGCCACGAATCCCTCTCTAATTTCCTAGTCTTTGAATTCGAAATTTATTGggtaaaagtgttgagattttgatCTTTTtatgttataggatccaattagcttgaggagaTGGCTTAGTTTGGCCTCTTTGATCCTTGGGTATGGTAAGATTCTAAACCCTAAGTCAAATACTTGAGTTGTTGTGATTAGATATTGAGTTTGTATGTATGGGTGCATATTATATGTGTTAGGAAAGGTATATATGTAAATAGATTGGAGCTTGATGGAGATTTTGGGTGCTTGAGGTGATTTGTAAGGTAGAAATCTTATCTTGGAGGAGTTGGAGTCTTGAAAGTTGACGAAGAGTTGAATTGGAGGTGTTCTAGGTTGAgcgggaaatcggccaaggtatgaatttggtttcctgtatctaaattGTAATataatgtgaaaacttaggctagtgacgcTAGGATAGGAATTGAATTTGTGATGATTGTTAATTGGTTAAAATGGATAGCATTGATTTATGTGGTTATTAATTTTGGAGGGTGCAATTGATGTTCTTGATAAATGATGCATGTGAATGGtatgtgatgatgatgattggtACTTTTAAAGGTTAATTTGAAGTTAAACCTATACTTTATGTGGATAATTGGTCTTGTATGTTGAACTTTGTGGAATTAGAAGTATTGGTTTTGAAGTTTGATGGATATGCAAGAGTGGTAAGGTAATGAATGTATATTGTGTATTGTTGGACTTGGATTATTGAGTTGATATTAGTAAAAATGAAGAGTTGATGTGTTGTGGATTGAATAAGGGAGTTGAAATGCGGTTAAGGCTGGATTGGTAAGGTTTTGGTTGGTTTTAAAAGGATTTGAGAGCTGTATGTTTTAAAAATTAAGGCTTGTTGGTTTTTGTGAAAGTTATGATTTTTGGCCAACTTTGGCAAAGCATAACTTGATCTCTGGACCTCCGATTTGTGTCAAACTCATTTTGAATGAAATTTGGTCCGAGatgtttatgccgttcgaagaacagaggaaaaatatttttaaatgaggaagttatgctcGATCAAAGTTTGGTGTACAAGTTGAAAATTCTGGACTTAGCAGCTTTTTGGGCAGCTGcattgtatgcgtacgcatacattcTCATACGCATATATGTGCCTCTGGTTGGCCCATATGCGTACGCAAAATGGCCAAAATGCACGCTCACGTGTACGTGTGGCCcctgcgtacgcgtgacccgaaATTTTTGCGTAGACAAAAATCCTCATATGCGGTCAGTCGTTTCGGGCTGGTGCGAGTGCGTACGCATGAATGGCAATGCGTAGGCGACATGCTCCAAACGCacactcacgcgtacgtgtgTCCCTGTTTTTCAGCAAAtatgatttttgtgtttttataaccgaatttcaaaattctaagcctccattttcatcATTTAAGTCCTAAATCATAATAGAATGCCTAGTAATAAGAAGAAGCTAGGAAAAGGGGGTAACTTGTGAATGAAGTAAAGGGAAAAATTATGATGAATCATGATTAATGATGATCGTATGGGTTGCTGAGGATGATGATGGAAGTGTTGTGTATGATGTGAGCCAAATGGCTGTAcgtgataatgaattatggctggtTATAAATTATGATTATAAGCTGGATGGCTGTGATAAATATTGATTTACAGCTGAgtatgaatgcatatatgcttaTTGATTGAAAATGTGATTGTTGCACTTTTCCTATATAAGATACGAGTTTTCTTGGGTTAAAGCAGTGgatagccaccacgtgctccaggttgagacttgatactctgctgaccctatgtcgtaagtgtggccagacactgtgaaagttccggatgagcttgtCCCCATGGATAAACACCAGCGTGGGTGTTGTATATATATTGATAAGTATGATTGTTAATAACTCAAGTTAGGGATGCACGACTGAGGgacagttgatgagcggataatttatacgttttttggcattgtttttaggtagtttttagtaagttcaagctacttttagggatgttttcattagattttatgttaaattcacatttctggactttactatgagtttgtgtgattttctgtgatttcaggtaatttctggctgaaattgagggacttgagcaaaactctgaaaaaggctgacaaaaggactgctgatgctgttggaatctgacctccctgcactcgaaattgattttctggagctacagaactccaaatggcgcgctctcaacggcgttggaaagagacatccagagctttccagcaatatataatagtccatactttattcgggaattgatgacgtaacttggcgttgaacgccaagtacatgctgttgtctggagttaaacgccagaaacacgtcatgatccggagttgaacgcccaaaacacgttataacttggcgttcaactccaagaaaagcctcagctcgtggatagatcaagctcagcccaagcacacaccaagtgggccccggaagtggatttatgcatcaattacttactcatgtaaaccctagtagctagtctagtatatataggacatttagctattgtattagacatcttttgatcactttagatctgaggAACATCTGGGGGCgcatagtccttagaccatgggggggctggccattcggccatgcctgaacctttcacttatgtattttcaacggtggagtttctgcacaccatagattaagggtgtggagctctgctgtacctcaagtttcaatacaattattattactttctattcaattctcttttaactTATTCAAAGATATACGtcgcacaacactttgatgaatgtgatgatccgtgacactcttcatcattctcacctatgaacgcgcgtgattgacaaccacttccgttctactctaagccgggcgcatatctcttagatttcccaacagaatcttcgtggtataagctagatagatggcggcattcatggggatccaaaatgtctaaccttgtctgtggtattccgagtaggatcccgggaatccggaaagtctaaccttgtctgtggtattccgagtaggattccggtattgaatgactgtgacgagattcaaactcctgaaggctgggcgtgatgacaaacgcaaaagaatcaatggattctactccaacctgattgagaaccgacagatgattagccgtgctgtgacagagcatttgtaccattttcactgagaggatgggatgtagctatcaacaaaggtgatgcctccagacgattagccgtgcagtgacagcgcataagaccattttcccgagaggattaaaagtagccattgatgatggtgatgccctacatacagcttgccatggaaagaagtaagaaggattggatgaaagcaataagaaagtagagattcgaaaggatgctagcatctccacacgcctatctaaaattcctactattgatttacataagtatttctatccctttttattttctatttatcttttaaattatctaatccaattacatttgaccctatgaatccacttaactgagatttacaaggtgaccatagcttgcttcataccaacaatctctgtgggatcgacccttactcacgtaaggtattacttggatgacccagtacacttgctggttaagttgaacagagttgtgagcttctctaacagtgcctggaactcttttatcacaatttcgttaaccaagtttttggcgccgttgccggggattgttcgagtatggacaactgacggttcatcttgttggtcagattaggtaattttcttttcaaaaatcttttttcaaaatttttcttttatttttcattttttttccaaactttattttcgaaaaaatataaaaaaatcataaaatcataaaaataaaaaatatcttgtgtttgttgtttgagtcttgagtcaacttttaagtttggtgtcaattgcatgtttttaaaatttatgcattaaattttcgaaaaattccatgcattcatagtgttcttcatgatcttcaagttgttcttggtaagtctttttatttgatcttgatgttgtcttgttttgtgttgtttgttgtttttcatgtgcatttttcgtttgttagagtccatgtattaaagatttctaagtttggtgtcttgcatgttttctttgcataaaaaatttttcaaaaatatgttcttgatgttcatcatgatcttcaaagtgttcttggtgttcatcttgacattcatagtgttcttgcatgcatcttgtgttctgatccaaaattttcatgttttgggtcatgtttgtgtttttctctctcctcattaaaaattcaaaaaatatatcttttccttttttctctccaaattttcgaaaatttgagttgacttagtcaaaaattttcaaaattagttgtttcttacaagtcaagtcaaattttaaattttaaaaatcttatcttttcaaaatctttttcaaaaatcatatctttttcattttttttctatttttcgaaaatttcaaaaatctttttcaaaatatttttcaaaatatttttcttattttatatcatattttcgaaaattagctaacaaataatgtgattgattcaaaaatttgaagtttgttatttttttgttaagaaaggttcaatctttaagttctagaatcttatcttgtagtttcttgttagtgaagtaagtaatttcaaatttttgaattaaatctttttatcttttatcttatctttttcaaaaattttatctttttcaaaatttgatttcaaaatatcttatctaacctcttatctaactacttttccctctctaattttcgaaaatatctcacctctctttcaaaaaaaaattctttttgttctaaattttaattttaatcttatcttatctttaattttcgaaaattactaatccctttttcaaaattattttcgaaatttcccctctcttttcttactctatttaattatttatttactaacacctctcttcacctctctccatctaaatatccgaacccactcttcttcacTATTATCCCCTTtcctcttctactaacataaaggaatttctatactgtgacatagaagattcctcttcttttcttgttttcttctctttcatatgagcaggaacagggaaaaggcactcttgttgaaattgatcctgaacctgaaaggactctgaaaaggaaactaagagaaactaaattacaacaattcagaaataacctttcagaaattttcgaacaagagaaggagatgacagctgaaaataataataatgcaaggagaatgcttggtgacttcataaagccaacatccaaatttgatggaagaagcatctccattcctgccattggagccaacaactttgagctgaaacctcagctagttgccttaatgcaacaaaactgcaagttttatggacttccatctgaagatccttatcagtttttaactgagttcttgcagatctgtgagactgtaaagacgaatggagttgatcctgaagtctacagattcatgcttttcccttttgctgtaagagacagagctagaatatggttggattcacaacccaaggatagcctagactcctgggataagctggtcactgccttcttggataaattctttcctcctcaaaagctgagcaagctgagagtggatgttcaaaccttcaaacaaaaagatggtgaatccctctatgaagcatgggaaagatacaagtagctgACCAAAAGgggtccatctgacatgttttcaaaatggaccatattagatatattctattatggtctatctgaattttcgaaaatgtcattggaccattctgcaggtggatccatccacctaaagaaaacacctgcagaagctcaagaactcattgatatggttgcaaataaccaattcatgtacacttctaagaggaattccatgaataatgggatacctcagaagaaaggaattattgaaattgatgctctgaatgccatattggctcagaacaaagtattgactcaacaggtcaacatgatctctcaaaatctgaatggatggcaacatgcatccaacagtactaaagaggcaacttctgaagaagcttatgatcctgagaaccctgccatggcagaggttaattacatggg
The sequence above is drawn from the Arachis hypogaea cultivar Tifrunner chromosome 4, arahy.Tifrunner.gnm2.J5K5, whole genome shotgun sequence genome and encodes:
- the LOC112796657 gene encoding chaperone protein dnaJ GFA2, mitochondrial; the encoded protein is MVRSNGVRLLHWAARRSLCDSKDSVYQAVFQRGYRVLNSGLCNPAKTFGSCGPVGDGLNLKNWLLLGGAANTYYLGSSRTIHGSASLSRDYYDVLGVSRNASSSDIKKAYYGLAKKLHPDTNKSDPEAEKKFQEVTIAYEVLRDEEKRQQYDQVGHDAYVNQQSTGFGGGQSGFNPFEQIFRDHDFVKSFFHQNLGGEDIKTLIEISFMEAVQGCTKTMTLPADVVCNTCGGTGVPPGTRPETCKRCKGSGMTYVQAGIFRMESTCGSCKGTGKIVSEFCKSCRGAKVIRGTKTVKLDIMPGIDTNETIRVCGSGGADPDGGQPGDLYVTIKVREDPVFRREGSDIHVDAVLSITQAILGGSIQVPTLTGDVVLKVRPGTQPGQKVVLKNKGIKTKNSYTFGNQYVHFNVSIPTNLTPRQRELIEEFAKEEQEESDKRRTASASG